Proteins encoded in a region of the Phoenix dactylifera cultivar Barhee BC4 chromosome 3, palm_55x_up_171113_PBpolish2nd_filt_p, whole genome shotgun sequence genome:
- the LOC103702159 gene encoding uncharacterized protein LOC103702159 isoform X3 — protein MVPLGVQVLRLWTLGLYLRSRFTINPDKIYRMAMRKLNTSAGILEVMGAPLTGTDVRAYVMSGGGPRLKNFKLKFGGKRCFLIFPIKGSERRGLVSVEVKKKKGQYDMKLLAVDIPMASGPDQRLFLVGDDKEYQVGGGLISELRDPIVKAMAAEKEFEDLDEKEEEEDAIREQEEAQRRQHEEKERALAEEERKRREAEMLVQSSP, from the exons ATGGTGCCACTAGGGGTCCAAGTACTGAGATTGTGGACCTTG GGCTTGTATCTTCGTTCAAGATTCACTATCAATCCAGACAAAATTTACAGAATGGCAATGAGGAAGTTGAACACATCTGCCGGGATTCTTGAGGTGATGGGTGCCCCTCTAACTGGGACAGATGTGAGAGCTTATGTTATGTCTGGAGGTGGGCCTAGATTGAAGAACTTTAAGCTTAAGTTTGGTGGCAAGCGGTGTTTCCTCATCTTCCCCATCAAAGGATCTGAAAGGAGGGGATTAGTAAGTGTTGAggtcaagaagaaaaaaggccAG TACGACATGAAACTACTTGCAGTTGATATACCAATGGCATCAGGGCCTGATCAGCGGCTGTTTCTAGTTGGCGATGACAAAGAATACCAAGTTGGTGGGGGGTTGATATCTGAACTAAGGGACCCCATAGTAAAAGCAATGGCTGCAGAGAAGGAGTTTGAAGATCTCGatgaaaaggaggaggaagaagatgcaaTTAGAGAGCAAGAGGAGGCACAAAGAAGGCagcatgaggaaaaagaaagagcacttgcagaggaagaaagaaaacggCGTGAGGCAGAGATGCTAGTACAAAGTAGCCCTTAG